DNA sequence from the Moorena sp. SIOASIH genome:
TACTCAAATTGGGGTTAGTAATATCACTCAGCGGCTGCAAGGGGTGTTTTATATTTCTGCTAAACTGCCAGCTGAGAATTTGGCAGAGGTGGAGAATGCGATCGCAAAACACATCCATCGCTGTCAGACAGAATTGGTATCAGACTCAGAGATTGCTCGGATTCGTACCAAAGTGGCCAATCAGTTTATCTTTAATAATGAAAAACCAAGCGCTCGCACCAGTTTATATGGTTACTATTACTCCCAACTAGGGGATTTAGAACCAGCACTGAATTACCCTAGTCATATTAAATCAGTTAGTGCTGTTGATATCCAAAAGGCTGCACAGCAGTATCTGTCTCCCCATGGGTATGGTATTGTGATCGCAAAGGGAACAGCGGATCTGGGAACAGGGAGTAGGGAGTAGGGAGTAGGGAGTAGGGAATCGGGAATCGGGAATCGGGAGTCGGAACCCACCCCTAACCCCTCCCAGGAGGGGAACGGGAATCGGAACCCACCCCTAACCCCTCCCAGGAGGGGAACGGGAATCGGGAATCGGGAATATGGCATCAAAAATTACCACAATTCCTAAACGGATTGCTATAGCATCAAGCCAGTAAAAAAGTGGGTGCGTTAGGGACGGGCTCGCCAAGACGCAAGCCATAGCAAGTGTTGGGACAGTCCGTCCCGTAACGCACCACCGCGTCAAATAGCATGCATTGAGATGCACCCGTTGGTGCTGAGTTGATTTTACAGTCAACTATCAACGGTCAACACATTCCTTTTTTGCTGAATTGTTGCTGAATTCAAAATTATCTATAGCATTTATCCTACTATCCTACTTATAAGGTATAGTCAATTTTATTCCTCCTACTCCCTGTTCCCTACTCCCTACTCCCTACTCCCTACTCCCTACTCCCTACTCCCTACTCCCTCTATGTGGAAAGAAATTGCTGACCAGATCAGCCAAGTCACCGGTGAAACCTTTGAGATTAACCAGCGCCAATCTGTTAGTGGTGGCTGTATTAATCAGGGTTATGCTCTGGTCGGTAAGACTAATAAGTATTTTGTTAAACTCAATGCTGCTTCTCAAGTCTATATGTTTGAGGCCGAAGCCCTGGGTCTCAAGCAGATGGTGGCAACTCAGACTATCCGAATCCCCAAACCAATTTGCTATGGTACTGCCGTGGATTGTTCTTATATTGTCTTGGAGTGGCTAGACCTTGGTGGCGGTAACAGTACCGAGTCTTGGGTAAAAATGGGACATCAGTTAGCAGCCATGCATCAGGCTGCTACTCCCCAAGGTTCAACCGAGATGGGTAAGTTTGGTTGGAATCAAAATAATACGATTGGTTCGACACCACAAGTTAATCAATGGATGTCGGATTGGGTAGAGTTTTTTGTGGAGTATCGCCTCGGTTATCAGTTTCAGCTAGCACGGCGTCGCAGTGGTCATTTCCCCAAACAAGACCAATTACTGGCAGAAGTTCCTAAATTACTGGATCATCAGCCTCAACCATCGTTAGTACATGGTGATTTATGGGGTGGTAATGCAGCTATTACGATGGCGGGAGAACCAGTAATTTTTGACCCAGCTACTTATGTAGGCGATCGCGAAGTTGATATTGCCATGACCGAATTGTTTGGTGGTTTCCCAGCAGCATTTTATCGAGGCTATAACGAGGTGTGGCCCTTAGAGCAAGGTTACAAACGGCGGAAAAACCTCTATAACCTTTACCACATCCTCAATCACTTTAATCTGTTTGGTAGTGGTTATGAATCCCAAGCTAACCGGATGATTGATCAGATTTTGAGGGATTAACTTAGCTTGAAATAGGGAACAGGGAACAGGGAACAGGGAACAGGGAACAGAAATCAGGTTTCTAGCTTTTTAATAAGAGCAATAATCATTCGACTCTCTTCTCGAAGCAAAGAACTAATCAATTCTAGCTCTTTTTGATTAGATAATCCTACTCTTTGAGATAAAAGAATATGTGTTTGTAATTCGTTAATTGACCCTTGGGCAATGTTCAAAAATCTGATATATTCAGGTGTTGATCGTCTTCCGTACCCCTCTGCTATATTAGCTGGAATAGATGCTGCAGCTCTTCTTATTTGTTGCACCATACCATATAACTCGTCTTTAGGAAAGAGTTTAGTCAAAAAATCACACTTTTCTGCTATATCCATACCTTTTTGCCAAATTTTTAAGTCTTTAAAATCATGTATTGCTGACATTTAAAAATCTCTCAACTTACTCCTATTTTCATTGTTACCCGTTCTCTGTTGCCTATGGATAGAGGTTTCTAGACTAATGAGGTACACAGGATTTTTTCTCTATTCCCTGTTCCCTGTTCCCTGTTCCCTGTTCCCTATTCCCTGTTCCCTATTCCCTGTTCCCTACTGAATCTCTAGTTAATTTGACTCTCAATAATCTCCTCAATCATTCCCTCCAATTCACCCGTAGGAAGATTGAGGTCATCTAGTGTTACCTGAAATTGGACATAACGTTCATCTAGGTCAAAAGCTTCTTCTAGGAAACCAGCAAATCCACGGGCTCGTTTGTCTATTTCTAGGAAAACTTCTAAGTCTTCTGAGTAGAGAGAAAAAATGATTTCCAATTCATCCAAGCTACCCTGATACTTACCCATAGGTCGAAACTCGAACTCTTGGACGAATGGATATCTACCCCCAAAATGAGTATTGTACTGACAATCGATTTCATGAAGTTGAAACCCTAGGTTTTCCAATGCCTCAAACACTGCTTGCATTAAGGGGTGTGGATGTACTTCAATGTAATCGGTGTCTTTCGGGTCAACAGCAATGGGAATATCTAAGCCGGTACGTAAATATACTGGTTGGCTGGTTAATGTCAGTGGTGTTTCCTCTGGCAGGGGAAACGAAAATGGAATAACTATTTCCTCTTTTGCCTGCAAGTTGAAGCGTTCCGAGAGGCGATATTGCATTAATATGCACTCTTCTGTGACCGAGGTATCTTCTTCTTCCCGCAGGTATTGGGTAGCCAGGTAAATATAAATATCATCAATTTTCTGGGAAACATCTCCCCCAGTAATATAAACTTCCCCTTCTACCATTTCCCCAGGAGCTAGGGAATCAAAGTACAAACGTGTATCTACCTTTGCTGCTCCAATGCCAACCTGAGCTAATAGTTTTTTGAACATAGATTCTAGTTTTGTAGCTAACTTTGCTACTAGCTTAATCTATGATTCTGGAGTTTTAGGGAGTAGGGAGTAGGGAGTAGGGAGTAGGGAGTAGGGAGTAGGGAGTAGGGAGTAGGGAGTAGGGATAAGAAAAAATTTCATGTACCTGATCAGTATGATCAACGATATCAATCAAACACTTAGGTTGCGCGATTGACCTACTGCCACGCTACGCGATTGACCTTTGGTCACGCTACGCGAACGCAGTTTAAAATTACAACCAGGATTCCACAAGTAATGCTCTGACCTGCTGCATCCGCTGAAAATCGCTATCCGCTGAAACGATGGTCAATCCATGGCGCAATGCAATCGCAGCAATCCATAAATCGTTATCACTAATCCCTATTTCTTGAATTTTGGTTTTTCGTCGCTTCTTTCGGTCTTTCGGTCCAAAATACGGCAATATCTCGGCTTTAAATTGACCATAGATATCAGCTGTTTCATTATCTACTGGATAGATATAAATACCTTGAAGAAAGGCTTGTACTCGTGCTATATTTGTAGCCTTTTGTTGGGAATTTTGAACCATGAATATGAGTTCCCCCCGAACAATAGTACAGGTATAAACTGGTACATTACCTTTCTCCCACATCCGCTGAAGTACGGCTGGATTGCCTGCAATTAGCAAACTACAATGGTTAGTATCCAGCAAATACATTATTCAAACGCCACTTCAGAGCGGTTTTCATAAACCAGGCGAAGACATTCTTCTAAGTCATCACCCTCCCAGGTTCCTGCGTATTTCAATAGAGACTGGGCAGTAGACCTAGGAGGAAAAGAGGTGGGCTTGTCGGGAGACTCAGTGTGTGGTTGATCAGACAGAACAATAACCCGAACTCGTTTTCCAGCTAGTTTTTCCCCTTGGTCAATAATCTCTTCCCAGGTTCCTTCTAATTCTAAGGGGTCTGCGGTCATAGATTTTCTTGAGTATGATCATCTCTGTAGTTTACTCGATCTCGAACCCCTTCACCAGTATTTATATTTATAGGTCTTAACATACTCTCGAAAAGAAGGGATTGAGCCGCTGAGATTGGTTGGACTTGAAACAGATTAATTGGGGTTGGGGACAAATACAGTCAATCCGTTGGGAATACATTCAACTTTGATCGGAGTTGTTCCAATGACT
Encoded proteins:
- a CDS encoding sporulation protein; translated protein: MFKKLLAQVGIGAAKVDTRLYFDSLAPGEMVEGEVYITGGDVSQKIDDIYIYLATQYLREEEDTSVTEECILMQYRLSERFNLQAKEEIVIPFSFPLPEETPLTLTSQPVYLRTGLDIPIAVDPKDTDYIEVHPHPLMQAVFEALENLGFQLHEIDCQYNTHFGGRYPFVQEFEFRPMGKYQGSLDELEIIFSLYSEDLEVFLEIDKRARGFAGFLEEAFDLDERYVQFQVTLDDLNLPTGELEGMIEEIIESQIN
- a CDS encoding fructosamine kinase family protein; this translates as MWKEIADQISQVTGETFEINQRQSVSGGCINQGYALVGKTNKYFVKLNAASQVYMFEAEALGLKQMVATQTIRIPKPICYGTAVDCSYIVLEWLDLGGGNSTESWVKMGHQLAAMHQAATPQGSTEMGKFGWNQNNTIGSTPQVNQWMSDWVEFFVEYRLGYQFQLARRRSGHFPKQDQLLAEVPKLLDHQPQPSLVHGDLWGGNAAITMAGEPVIFDPATYVGDREVDIAMTELFGGFPAAFYRGYNEVWPLEQGYKRRKNLYNLYHILNHFNLFGSGYESQANRMIDQILRD
- a CDS encoding four helix bundle protein; its protein translation is MSAIHDFKDLKIWQKGMDIAEKCDFLTKLFPKDELYGMVQQIRRAAASIPANIAEGYGRRSTPEYIRFLNIAQGSINELQTHILLSQRVGLSNQKELELISSLLREESRMIIALIKKLET
- a CDS encoding type II toxin-antitoxin system VapC family toxin, translating into MYLLDTNHCSLLIAGNPAVLQRMWEKGNVPVYTCTIVRGELIFMVQNSQQKATNIARVQAFLQGIYIYPVDNETADIYGQFKAEILPYFGPKDRKKRRKTKIQEIGISDNDLWIAAIALRHGLTIVSADSDFQRMQQVRALLVESWL